In Brachybacterium fresconis, the genomic stretch TGGCCCGGCCGATGCTGCGCGGAGACGCGCCGCCGGTGACGACTGCGGTTCTGGTCCGGGGGCCCATGGGCTCGTGGTGCGTCACTGCGCTCCCTCACGTCGGTGTGGTCAGGGCCTGTCGGCCCGATCGGATCGACGCGAACGCTACGAGGCGCCGGTCATACCAACAAGTGAATGCCGCTCGGCGGATCACGACGCCGCGACGATCGTCCTGCTCAGAGCGCCGCAACGCGTCACAGATTGGTCAGACCACCCTCGGGGCGCAGTCGGCGGGGAGAGCTCCGGGCCCACGGGAGATAATTGGTCGACCATTATCCTCGGAGCGGGCATCGCCTCTGACCTGCGCATCCGCCGCACGTTCGCGGCATCGGCAGATCCGCGACGATTGCCCGCTCCCCCACCCCGTGCTTGCATCGGCCCTGCCGACCTTCCGACGGACAGCCCACCGGTCACCGTCGGAGTCCCCGGCCCCGCCGCTGCAGCGAACCCGACCGAAGGAGGTCAGGTGGAACCCCAGACCCTGGAATTCCTGGACGGACTCGTCCGCGAGGGCGTCGAGGTCGACGGCGGCATCCTCATCCCCACCGAACGGCGGCTCGCCGAGATCAGCGGCATGTCCCGGGCCCGTGTCCGCGAGCGGCTCTCCGGGCTCCAGATGCTCGGAATGCTCACGAAGGTGCAGGGCTCGGGGAACGTTCTCGTCTCGCCCGCCGCGCTCGAGGCGGGCACCGGCAATGTCTTCGAGCTGATGCTGCGCGCCGGGCTGGTCACGGTCGCGCAGATCAACGAGGCCCGCGAGATGCTCGAGGTCGCGATCGCGCCACGGATCCTCGAACGAGTCACCGACGAGCAGATCCACGCCCTGGAGGATCAGGTGTACGCCATGGTCGACGCCTCCGCCTCACGGGATTTCGTCAGCGGGCTGAAGGCCGACCACGCCTTCCACATGGCGCTGTTCGAGATCGTCGGCAACCCGATCATGACCTACGTGGTCAACGGGATGAACCATGCCCTGCACGATCTGCTGCTGGAGCGGCGGCGGATCGTCATCGGCAAAGAGATCGCACGCAACCACGGCGAGCTCCCCGCGATGTTCGACAGCGACGCCGTCCACTTCGAGATCACCCGCGCCCTGCGCTCCCGGCGCAAGGAGGCGGTCACCGCCGCGATGGCGGAGCACTTCGATTCCTGGCGGAGGATCTCGCGTCTGCCGACCTCACCGGCAGTCGCCGCACCGCCAGGTATCACCCCACAGACACCATCGACCCCACCGACCCCACCGACCCCCTCAGGAGAGACATGAGCACAGCAGAACCCACGTCGTCGCCGGAATGGGCAGAAGCGACCGGGACGGCGCGGTCGTCCGATCCCGAACGGATCCAGCGCATCCGCGAGGCAGCCCACCGCATCCGCCAGTACGCCCTGATCCAGGCCGAGGTCCAGGGACAGGGCTACATCGGGCAGGCCCTGGACATCGCCGACGTCCTCGCCGTCCTGTACGCGGACCAGCTGCACCTGGACCCGTCGGATCCCGAGTCCGAGGACCGCGACCGCTTCCAGCTGTCCATCGGGCACTATGCCCTGGCCCTGTACGCGGCGCTGACCGAGGCGAAGTTCCTGCCCCAGGAGGAGCTGCAGACCTACGCCGGCGACGGCTCGCGCCTGCCGATGTCCTCCATGCGCTCCTACACCCCGGGGGTCGAGATCTCCGGCGGCTCCCTCGGCCACGGCCTCGGGATCGCGAACGGCGTGGCGATGGGACTGCAGCGCAAGGGGTCCGACCGCTTCGTCTACAACCTGCTGTCCGACGGCGAGCTCGGTGAGGGCTCGACCTGGGAGGCGGCCGCCGTCGCCGGCCACCATGGGCTCGACAACCTCATCGCGATCGTCGACTTCAACGACCAGCAGGCCGACGGCCGCAGCACCCAGATGCTGTCCATGGAGCCGGTCACCGACAAGTTCGAAGCCTTCGGCTGGATCGCCCGCCGCTGCGACGGCCACGATGTTCCCGCTCTGCTCGACCATCTGATCGAGCTGCGGGAGATCGAGGACCCCCGCCCTCGGGTCCTCATCGTGGACACCACGCTGGGCAAGGGCGTGGACTTCCTCGAGCAGCGGGAGAAGCTGCACTTCATGAAGGTCGACGCCGCGGAATGGGCCGCCGCCCACCAGAAGCTGAACGAAAGCGCAGGACGATGAACACACCCACGAACCCCGTCACCGCCCCCGCGAAGAAGCTGGTCTCCGGCGCCATGAGCGCTGACCTCGCCAAGGAGGGCCAGCGCACCGTCTCCGCCCCGCTCGGGCACGCCCTGGTCGAAGCGGCCCAGCAGGACGAGCGGATCGTCGGCCTCTCCGCCGATCTCGCGAAGTACACCGACGTCCACATCCTCCGCGACGCCATGCCGGAGCGGTTCTACCAGATCGGCATGGCCGAGCAGGCGCTGCTCGGTGCCGCGACCGGCCTCGCGATGGAGGGCTTCGTCCCCTTCGCCTCGACCTACTCGGTCTTCGCCACCCGGCGGGCCTACGACTTCCTCGCGCTCGACATCGCCGAGGCGAACCTCAACGTCAACATGGTGTGCGCCCTGCCCGGTCTGACCACCGGTTACGGGCCGTCCCATCAGGCCACCGAGGACGTGGCGATCCTCCGCGGGATGCCGAACCTGACGATCGTCGATCCCTGCGACGCCCTGGACATCCAGCAGGCGGTCCCCCAGCTCGCCGCATCCGACGGTCCGACCTACATGCGCCTGCTGCGGGGGAAGGTCCCGCTGGTCCTGGACGAGTACGACTACTCCTTCGAGCTCGGCCGGGCGAAGCTGCTGCGGGAAGGAGCGGACGTCCTGCTCATCTCGACCGGACTGATGACCGAGCGCGCCCTGGAGACCGCGACGGCTCTGGAGCAGGACGGGATCGGGGTCGCCGTGCTGCACTCACCCACCCTGAAGCCCTTCGACGAGGAATCGGTCGTCTCCGCCCTCGGAAAGGGCCGCCTGGTGCTGACGGCGGAGAACCACTCGGTGGTCGGCGGACTGTTCGACGCCGTCTCGCGCACGGTGGCCGGCCGCGGCCTCGGCGAGCGCATCACCCCGATCGGACTGCCGGACGAGTTCCTCGACGCCGGCGCGCTGCCGACTCTGAACGACCGCTACGGCGTGAGCGTCCAGGCGATGATGGAGCGGATCCGCACCCTGTTGTGAGCACCCTGCCCGCTGTGAGGAACCACCGATGCACACCTCCCCCGATACCCCGGGCCCACCGCTGCTGAGCCCCGCACGCCCCGTCGAGCTCCACCAGCCGTTCCTCCACGACCTGGTCGGGGTGTTCCATGCCCCGGTCCAGGCGTGGTCCCGGCCCACCGGGAGCATCGAGGGCGCCGGAGCGCAGGGCATCTACATCGGGGACACCCGGGTGGTCTCGGACCTGCGCTGTGCGGGCGAGCGCGTCGCGCTCACCCCGCTGGGAACCGAGGTGCGCTCGGCCCGCGAGCTGACCGTCCGCGACGTGGTCTCCACGCCGGGCGACGTCACGGATCCGCTGCTCATCCTCGAACGCACCCGCACCGCCGACGCGAGCGGCATCGGTGAGCGAGTGCGCCTGCTCTCGCACGATCATCGGCCGCACCGCCTCGTGCTCCGTCTCGGCCTGATCACCGACGCCGCATCGATGTCCGCGGTGAAGGACCCCGGACTGCTGGCCGAGATCGGCGACATCCGCCCGTCGGCGCGGGCCGACGGAGCAGTCGCCCGCTGGGACGTCGGCGACGCGGGCGGCTCCGCCCGGCTGGACGTCGGGGATGGTGGGACGGAGCTGGTGGCCGACGGGGCGATCGTGACGTGGACCGTCGTCCTCGAGACCCCGCCCGCCCGGGGCGCGCTCGAACATGAGGCAGAGGGTGACAGGGCGGTGATGGCGGAGGCCTCCTGGCATCTGGCCCTGCACGATCCGACCGTGCCGTTCGCCGCGGCGAGCGCCCCCTGGCCGGCGGCCGCTGTGACCGCGGAGCCCGCGTCGGCCGATCCCGAGGTCCGTGCCGCCGACCTGCTGCTGCGCCGTTCCCTGGCCGATCTGGACGCCCTGCGCCTGCAGATCCCGGGGTCCCCGGCGCAGACCTTCTTCGCCGCCGGCGCCCCGTGGTTCTTCACCCTGTTCGGCCGGGACGCGCTGATCGCCGCCTCCCTCGTGCTCCCCCTCGACCGCTCGATCGCCGAGGGCACCCTGCGCACGCTCGCCGACCGCCAGGGCACCGCGGCCGACGTCGCCACCGCCGAGCAGCCGGGAAAGATCCTCCACGAGGTGCGCGCCCAGGGCATGGAGATGGGCTCCACGGTGCTGCCGCCGGTCTACTACGGCACCATCGACGCCACGCCGCTGTGGATCGAGCTGCTGCATGAGGCGGACGCCGCCGGGCTGCCCGCAGAGGTCCTCACCGAGCTGCACCCCGCGCTCGAACAGGCCGCGCTCTGGCTGCTCGAGCACGCCGACGCCGATGGCGACGGCCTGCTGGAGTACCTCGACGAGGCCGGGACGGGCCTGGCCAATCAGGGATGGAAGGACTCCGGGGACTCGATCCGCTGCGCCGACGGCTCCCTGGCCGGCGGCGCGATCGCCCTGGCTGAGGTGCAGGGCTACGCATATGCGGCCGCCGGCCACGCCGCCGACCTCCTCGAGCGCCTCGGCACGGCAGCCGAGGCCGAGGCGGTGCATGCCGACCCACCCGCCCCGGGCCCCGGACCCTCCCCCACGTCATCATCCGCACCCGCACCCGCACCCGCACCCGCCGAATTTCCCGCCCGCCTGCGGGCCTGGGCCCACCGCCTGCGCGAACGCTTCCAGGAGACGTTCTGGTGCGAGGACGACTTCGGGCCGTACGTGGCGCTCGCCCTCGACGGGGACAAACGCCCGGTCGACAGCGTGGCCTCGAACATGGGCCACCTCCTGGGCACCGGACTGCTCGATCCGGCGCAGGAGCGGATCGTCGTGGACCGCCTGCTGCATCCGAGCCTGCTGTCCGGATACGGGATCCGCACCCTGTCGACCACCAACGGGGCCTACGGCCCGCTGCGCTACCACGGTGGCAGCGTGTGGACCCACGACACCGCCTACATCCTGCGCGGCATGCTGCGCGGAGGCTTCACCGCCGAGGCGCGGGTCGTGGCACGGGCCCTGCTGCAGGCGGCGAACGGCTTCGACCAGCGTCTTCCCGAGCTGTTCAGCGGCCAGAGCAGCGAGGAGGTCTCCCCTCCCGTGCCCTACCCGGCCTCATGCCGCCCGCAGGCCTGGGCCGCGGCCGGCGCCGTTCCTGTCGCTCAGGCCCTCGGCGTCCTGCGGCGCCGCTGACCGGGGAAGTGCCGGATCGGACCCTCCCGAGCGCGGTCCTGTCTCGGACCATGAGCCTGCCCTGAGCACGATCCTGCACTTCCCCCGCACAGCCCGTACGGTAGGGCCACAGCAGCACCGCGCGAACGGAGCCCCCATGCACGCCGACCGTCTCACCGATTCGATCTGCCACCACGCCGAGGGCCCGTACTGGTCCGACAGCTGGGGCGGCCTGCGCTGGGTCGACATGCTCGCCGGCGACATCATGCAGCTCGAGGCGGCCGGAGCTCTCACCCAGCTCGGCGGGGCCCGCACCGCGCATCGCATCACCACGCCGAGCCCGGTGGTGGCCTGCGTCCGCCCGGCCGTGGGCGGCGGGGCCGTCCTCGCACTCGAGAAGGGCTTCGCCCTCGAGGACGCCGACGGCTCGATCACCCCGCTGCCACCGCTGTGGGAGCAGGACATCCGGATGAACGAGGGCGCGATCGCGCCCGACGGTTCGTTCCTGTGCGGCTCGATGGCCTACGACCAGCGGCCGGGCGCAGCAGCGATGTGGCGTCTGCTCCCGGACGGCACCACCACCGAGCTGTTCGGCGACCTCACGATCTCCAACGGGCTCGCCTTCACGGCCGACGGCGCCCACGCCTTCTACGTCGACACCCCCACCGGGAGGGTCGACCAGTTCGACTGGTCCGACGACGAAGGCCTGATCGGCCGTCGCCCCTTTGCGGATCTGACCGACCAGGACGGTCATCCCGACGGCCTCACGCTCGACGCCGACGGCCGGGTCTGGGTGGCGATGAACGGCGGTGGCCAGGTGCTCGGTCTCGACGAGCGCGGTACGGTCACCACCCAGATCTCGGTCGGAGCTCGGCAGGTCACTGCCTGCACCTTCGGCGGCCATGACCTCTCGACCCTGTTCATCACCACCAGCCGGGAGAACCTGGCCGAGGGCGAGGACCCGCAGGCCGGCTCCCTGTTCGCCGCGCGGCCCGGCGCCCGCGGCCCCGAGAGCGAGCGCCTCTTCAGCGTCTGAGCCGAGCAGCGCCGCCCGCGTGTCACGGGCACCACGATCCAGAGGGCACCACGCCAACGCAGGCACCCCGCTATTGACGGCACCACACCATCGCGGGCACCACGCCCACGCGGGCACCCCGCCATAGAGGGCACCACGCCATCGCGGGCACCATGTCGTAAAAGGTGCCACGGAGGTGGCACCTTTTACGACACGGTCGGCCCTGCGCAGGTCAGGCGGTGGTGCCCGACCCCGAGCCGGAGCCGGCCACCTCGGTGTCCTCCGGGTGATCGGGGATCTCACCGGAGGCGAACGAGGTTTCCATGTCGTCGAACTCCCGCATCGTCAGCGCCGGCGGACGCGGCGTGATGAGACTGACCACCACGGCCAGGACCAGGCAGATCAGGAAGCCGGGGATGATCTCGTACAGGTGCTGGTCGCCGAACAGGCCCCAGCTCACGTCGGGCGTGAACTGGCCCCAGATGAAGGCGACCGCTGCACCGGCGACCATGCCGGCACCCGCACCGGCGGCCGTCAGGCGGCGCCAGAACAGCGACAGCAGGATGATCGGACCGAAGGCGGAGCCGAAGCCTGCCCAGGCGAAGGCCACCAGGCCCAGCACCGAGCTGTCCGGGTTCAGAGCCAGGATCAGGGCGATGATGGAGACGGCGAGCACGCCGATCCGGCCGCCCCACAGGGCGCCCTTGGCGCTGAGTTTGATCCCGATCCCGCCGAAGAGGTCCTCGATCAGCGCAGAGCTGGAGACGATCAGCTGCGAGGAGATCGTGGACATGATCGCTGCGAGCACGGCAGCCAGGAGGACGCCGGCGATCAGGGGGTGGAACAGGAGCTGCGAGAGGTCCAGGAAGACGGACTCGCCGTTGGTGGTGTCGGTCAGCACCGCGTCCTGGTTCTGCTGGAAGTAGGCCAGGCCTGCCAGAGCGGTGAAGACAGCACCGATGACACAGATGATCATCCAGGTCATGCCCACCGCGAAACCGTACTTGGCGTCGCGCGAGGAGCGCAGCGCCATGAAGCGGACGATGATGTGGGGCTGGCCGAAGTAGCCCAGGCCCCAGGCCAGCGAGGAGATGATCCCGATGAAGGTACCGCCGGCGGTCATGGAGCCGAAGTCGGCGTTGACCTGACGCACGGAGTCGAACATCGCCACCGGTCCGCCCACCACGAACATCGCCGTGATCGGGACGAGCAGCAGGGAGACCAGCATGATCATGCCCTGGACCACGTCGGTGTAGCTGGCGCCGAGGAACCCGCCGAACAGCGTGTAGACGATGGTGATGGTGGCGACCAGCAGCATGCCGGTGACGTACGAACCACCGAACGTGGACTCGAAGAAGACCCCTCCGGCGACCATGCCGGATGAGACGTAGAAGGTGAAGAACACCAGGATGATCACGCCGGCGGCGATCCGCAGGATGTTCGTGCGGTCGTGCAGCCGGTTGCCGAAGAAGCTCGGCACCGTGATCGAGTTGCCGGCGATCTGCGTGTACTGGCGCAGGCGCGGTGCGACGAAGAACCAGTTCAGTCCGGCGCCGATGGTGAGGCCGACGGCGATCCACGCCTCGACCAGTCCGTTCATGTACAGGGCGCCGGGCAGGCCCAGGAGCAGCCAGCCGGACATGTCCGAGGCGCCGGCGGAGAGGGCTGCGGTGAACGGGTGCAGCTGCCGTCCGCCGAGCATGTAGTCCTCGCCGTCCGACGTCTTGCGGAAGGCATACAGGCCGATGCCGAGCATGACGCCGAAATAGATGGCCAGAGCGATGATCTTGAAGACGAGATCCACGAGAGGGCTCCGATCTCAGTATGGGGAAGGGGTGGTCGGGACGGGTGAAACGCTAGTAGTGGTCGGGCCAGCTGACCGGCGATGATGGACAATTCGGTCATCGGCGAACGCAGTCGTTCCGCGCAGATCGTGCAGTCGGGGCCGCGGTCACAGACCAGGGAAAGCTTGATCCGCGCCCGGGGACGACGACGGGACGCCGTGCGAGCGCCGAGGACCAGGGGTGACGCCGAGACTACGCCCCTGAGACGCCGATCACCGAGGTTGTTGCCGGACGGTGACAATCTTCGCGAGACTCCTCACCGCTGACCGGACACGACATTGCGCACGTGGCTTCCATTGATGGAAGCCACGTGCGCAATGTCGTCGAGGTCAGCCCGGAGCGCGGGCGCTCAGGAGTACAGCGCCTCGGTGTCCTCGTCGACCCAGTCCAGGGTGCGCTCGACGGCCTTCTTCCACAGGCGGAGGTAGCGCTCGCGGGTCTCCTCCTCCATGGAGGGCTCCCAGCGCTTGTCCTCGGCCCAGTTGTCGATGACGTCCTGCTCGCCGTTCCAGAAGCCCACGGCGATGCCGGCCGCGTAGGCGGCGCCCAGCGCGGTGGTCTCGATGACCTTCGGCCGCACCACGGGCACGCCGAGGATGTCGGCCTGGAACTGCATGAGGGTCTCGTTCATGACCATGCCGCCGTCGACCTTGAGCTCGGACAGCTCCACGCCCTCGCTCTCGGCGTCGGCGATCATCGCGTCCAGCACCTCACGGGTCTGGAAGGCCGTGGCCTCCAGGGTGGCCCGCGCGATGTGGCCCTTGTTGTGGAAGCGGGTCATGCCGACCATCGCGCCGCGGGCGTCGGGCCGCCAGTGCGGGGCGAACAGGCCCGAGAAGGCAGGGACGATGAACAGACCGCCGTTGTCGTCGACGTCCTTGGCGAGGTCCTCGATCTCCGGGGCGTCCTTGATCAGACCCAGGTTGTCGCGCATCCACTGGACCAGCGAGCCGGTCACCGCGATCGAGCCCTCGAGGGCGTAGACCGGCTTCTGGTCGCCGATCTTGTAGGCGACCGTGGTGAGCAGCCCGTTCTCGCTGCGCACGAGGTCCTCGCCGGTGTTGATCAGCATGAAGTTGCCGGTGCCGTAGGTGTTCTTGGCCTGGCCCACGTCGAAGCAGGCCTGGCCGAAGGTGGCGGCCTGCTGGTCGCCGAGGATGCCGGCGAGCGGGGTGTCGATGAGCAGGTCGTTCTTGCGACCCTTCCCGTACACCTCGGAAGAGGACCTGATCTCCGGAAGCATCGACATCGGGATGCCCATGTCCTTCGCGATGTCCTCGTTCCAGTCCAGCGTGTCGATGTTCATGAGCATCGTGCGCGAGGCGTTGGTGACGTCGGTGACGTGCACGCCACCGTTGGTGCCGCCGGTGAGGTTCCACATCAGCCAGGCGTCGGTGTTGCCGAAGATCAGCTCGCCGGCCTCGGCCCGGGCGCGCGCGCCCTCGACGTTGTCGAGGATCCACTTCACCTTGGGGCCGGAGAAGTAGGTCGCCAGCGGCAGCCCGACGCGCTCCTTGTACTTCTCGGCGCCCTCGTCGCCTCCGAGCTCGTCGCAGATGCGCTGGGTGCGGGTGTCCTGCCAGACGACCGCGTTGTAGACGGGCTCGCCGGTGTTCTTGTCCCACACGACGGTCGTCTCGCGCTGGTTGGTGATGCCGACGGCCGCCAGCTGGTGGCGGTTGATGTCGGCGCCCACCAGCGCCTGGCCGACGACGTCACGGGTGTTCTTCCAGATCTCCTGCGGGTCGTGCTCGACCCAGCCGGACTTCGGGAAGATCTGCTCGTGCTCCTTCTGCCCCGAGGAGACGATCTGCCCGGCGTGGTCGAAGATGATCGCGCGGGTCGAGGTCGTGCCCTGGTCGATGGACATGATGTACATCGTCTGGTCGTTCATCGGAACTCCTTCGTCGTGGATGAGGGGAGGTGTCGTGGATGGGTGCCGGGGAGGCCGGTGCGGCGCTCGACGGTCTCAGAAGGTCAGGTCGCTCAGAAGTAGATGAGCGAGAACAGTCCGGCGAGGGAGCCACCGATCAGAGGACCGGCGATCGGTACCCACGAGTATGCCCAGTCCGAGCCGCCCTTGTTCGGGATCGGCAGGACCGCATGCGCGAGGCGCGGTCCGAGGTCTCGGGCGGGGTTGATGGCGTACCCCGTCGGCCCGCCGAGGGAGGCGCCGATGGCGAGCACCAGCAGCGCGACCGCGAGCGGCCCGAGCTTGTCCGGCGTGTTGCCGAACATGATGATCACGAAGACCAGCACGAAGGTCGCGATGATCTCGGTGACCAGGTTCCAGCCGTAGGAGCGGATCTCCGGGCCGGTGGAGAAGGTACCCAGGATGGTGCCCGGGTCCTTCTCCTGGTCGTAGTGGTTCTTGTAGACCAGCCAGGCGAGCACGGCGCCGATGAAGGCGCCGATGACCTCGGCGATGTAGTAGGTGACCGTGGTGCCGAGCGTGATCGAGATGCCCGGTGCGTACTCGGCGGCTTCGCTCATGAGCAGGCCGGTGGTGACGGCGGGGTTGATGTGCGCGCCGGTCTTGAAGGCCGTGTAGACGCCGACGAAGACCGCGAGGCCCCAGCCGAAGTTGACCATCAGCCAGCCGCCGTCCTTGCCCTTCGTCTTTCCCAGGATGTTGTTGGCGACGACGCCGCCGCCCATCAGGGTCAGCATCGCGGTGCCCGCGATCTCCGACAACAGGATCGTTCCGATCGTTCCCATGCGTTCTCCTCGTCGAGATCGACCTGACGGAGGACAGGTCGTGCGCCGGCTCCCGCCGGCGACAGGCCCCGAAGGGCCTCGGGGGCGTGCGCTCTGCCGCCCCGCGGCGTCCCCGGACTCGGTGCCCGGGGACTGCAGATTCTGGGTCAGTGCCTCGGCGGCACCTCGGGGACGGCACCGATGCGGGCAGCGGTCTCGGCGTCGGTCCCGGCCTGCTCGCCCTCGAGGCGGGCGGCGATGTATTCGCGGTACGTCTCCACCTCCCGGGCCTGGCCGCTCTCGTCCCAGCCCAGCTCGGGACCGACGAGGGCGGCGACCTCCGCGGCGGCGTCGACACCGCGATCGCGGGTCTCGTAGTCCAGCCGGGTGCGACGCTCGAGGATGTCTGCCAGGTGGCGCGCTCCCTCGGCGCGGACGGCGTACAGCGCCTCGGCCCGCAGGTAGCGCGGGGCGTGCTCGAGGGGCGTGCCGAGCGCGGGGTCCTCGTCGATCAGGGCGAGGACGTCGCTCAGCAGCGCGCCGTAGCGGAACAGCAGGCGGTCGATGCGCACGGTGTCGAGGTCGTACCGTCGGGCGATCTTCTGCTTGTCGCGCACCAGGGTCTCGTAGCCCTGGGCGCCGATCACCGGCACGGAGCGGGTCAGGCTGGGCCGCCCCGGCTGGTGCTCCTTGATCGCGAAGTCGACGATGTCCTCGGCCATCACCCGGTAGGTGGTGAACTTGCCGCCGGCGATGGCGGACAGGCCCGGCTCGACCTGCATGACCGTGTGCTCGCGGGAGACCTTCGCCGAGCCTCCGCCCTTCTGCACCGGCTGGACCAGGGGACGCAGGCCGGAGTAGACGCCGATGACGTCCTCGCGCGAGAGGTCGTCGGCCAGCACCGCGTTGGCGTGCTCGAGCACGTACTCGATGTCGTCGGAGGTCGCGCCGACGTCGGCCGGATCCTCGGTCCAGGCGGTGTCGGTGGTGCCGATGACCCAGTACTCGTCCCAGGGGATGATGAACAGGACCGACTTCTCGGTCTGGGTGATGATGCCGGTGTCGGGCACGGCGGGGATGCGGTCGCGGGCGATGGTGACGTGGATGCCCTTGGAGGCGAGCACCTTCAGACCGGCGTCGGCCCCGGCGAGGTCCTGCTGATCCTCCGTCCAGACGCCTCCGGCCAGGAGGGTGTCGCGGGCGTGGACCTCGAACTCCTCGCCGGTCTCCTCGTCCCGCACCCGGGCGCCGCTGACGCGCCCGCCCTCGTGGAGGTAGTCGACGACGCTGGTGTAGTTGGCGACGGAGGCGTCGTGCTGCGCGGCCGAGCGCACCAGCATCATCACGAAGCGGGCGTCGTCGACCTGTGCGTCGTAGTACTCCAGGGCGCCGACGGCCTTGTCCCCGTCGAGCGCCGGGAAGACCTCGAGCATCTTGTCGTGCAGGAGATGGCGGTGCATCGGCACGGCACGCTTGCGACCCACGGATTGCATCGCGTCGTAGAGCATCACGCCGGAGCCGATGAACGCGCGGTCGACCACCTTCTTGAAGAAGGGGAAGACGAACTTGATGGGCTTGACCAGGTGCGGAGCGGTGTGTTCGAGCAGCAGGTCGCGCTCGCGCAGGGCCTCGGCGACGAGCTTGAAGTCCAGCATCTGCAGGTAGCGCAGGCCGCCGTGCATGAGCTTGGAGGAGCGCGACGAGGTCCCGGCGGCCCAGTCGCGGGTCTCGACGAGCCCGACGGACAGTCCGCGCGTGGCGGCGTCGAACGCGGCGCCGGCGCCGTTGACCCCGCCGCCGACGACGAGGACGTCCAAGGGGTTCTCCGCGGTGGCGGCGCGCAGGCGGGCGAGGTGCTCCGTCCGGGCCCCGGGGGTGAGGGCGGACCGGTTCTGATCGGACACGTGGATGCTCCTTCGCAATGACGCCGGGTGGACTCGTGGTCCGCCGCGACGGGCGCGACGGTCACGGCGGCAATGGAGTCATCCTCGAACCGTCGTGCAGCAGAACGCAAACTCCGTGCACGAACGTGCAAGACTGATGTCATGAATCCCGAATCGCGCCCCGACACGCTCTTCGAGGCTGCACGGATGTACTACGGCGAGGGCCGCACGATGGAGTCGATCGCCATCGATCTCGAGGTCTCCCGCTCGACGGTCTCCCGGATGCTGCGCGATGCCCGGGAGGCCGGGCTGGTCCAGATCACGCTGCGCCCGCCGGACGCCCATCGGGTCGAGGAGCTGCGCCGGCGGATCGCCCACAGGTTCGGGGTGCGCACGCGCGTGGTGCCCGCCCGTCCCGGCGACGGCGAGCACGAGCGGCTGCAAGCGGTGGCCGACGCGGGCGCCGACGTGCTCGACGAGATGCTCGAGCCGGGGATGACCCTGGGGCTCGCCTGGGGCACGACGATCGCGTCGATACTGGGGAGCGTGCGGGCGCGCCCGATCCCCGGGATGCGCATCGTGCAGCTGAACGGTGCGATCAACACCGAGGGCTCCGGGCTGACCTACATCTCGACCGTGCTGGCCCGCGCGGCGACGCTGTGGGACGCGACGGTCCACCACTT encodes the following:
- a CDS encoding FadR/GntR family transcriptional regulator, which translates into the protein MEPQTLEFLDGLVREGVEVDGGILIPTERRLAEISGMSRARVRERLSGLQMLGMLTKVQGSGNVLVSPAALEAGTGNVFELMLRAGLVTVAQINEAREMLEVAIAPRILERVTDEQIHALEDQVYAMVDASASRDFVSGLKADHAFHMALFEIVGNPIMTYVVNGMNHALHDLLLERRRIVIGKEIARNHGELPAMFDSDAVHFEITRALRSRRKEAVTAAMAEHFDSWRRISRLPTSPAVAAPPGITPQTPSTPPTPPTPSGET
- a CDS encoding transketolase; this translates as MSTAEPTSSPEWAEATGTARSSDPERIQRIREAAHRIRQYALIQAEVQGQGYIGQALDIADVLAVLYADQLHLDPSDPESEDRDRFQLSIGHYALALYAALTEAKFLPQEELQTYAGDGSRLPMSSMRSYTPGVEISGGSLGHGLGIANGVAMGLQRKGSDRFVYNLLSDGELGEGSTWEAAAVAGHHGLDNLIAIVDFNDQQADGRSTQMLSMEPVTDKFEAFGWIARRCDGHDVPALLDHLIELREIEDPRPRVLIVDTTLGKGVDFLEQREKLHFMKVDAAEWAAAHQKLNESAGR
- a CDS encoding transketolase family protein — encoded protein: MNTPTNPVTAPAKKLVSGAMSADLAKEGQRTVSAPLGHALVEAAQQDERIVGLSADLAKYTDVHILRDAMPERFYQIGMAEQALLGAATGLAMEGFVPFASTYSVFATRRAYDFLALDIAEANLNVNMVCALPGLTTGYGPSHQATEDVAILRGMPNLTIVDPCDALDIQQAVPQLAASDGPTYMRLLRGKVPLVLDEYDYSFELGRAKLLREGADVLLISTGLMTERALETATALEQDGIGVAVLHSPTLKPFDEESVVSALGKGRLVLTAENHSVVGGLFDAVSRTVAGRGLGERITPIGLPDEFLDAGALPTLNDRYGVSVQAMMERIRTLL
- a CDS encoding glycogen debranching N-terminal domain-containing protein — encoded protein: MHTSPDTPGPPLLSPARPVELHQPFLHDLVGVFHAPVQAWSRPTGSIEGAGAQGIYIGDTRVVSDLRCAGERVALTPLGTEVRSARELTVRDVVSTPGDVTDPLLILERTRTADASGIGERVRLLSHDHRPHRLVLRLGLITDAASMSAVKDPGLLAEIGDIRPSARADGAVARWDVGDAGGSARLDVGDGGTELVADGAIVTWTVVLETPPARGALEHEAEGDRAVMAEASWHLALHDPTVPFAAASAPWPAAAVTAEPASADPEVRAADLLLRRSLADLDALRLQIPGSPAQTFFAAGAPWFFTLFGRDALIAASLVLPLDRSIAEGTLRTLADRQGTAADVATAEQPGKILHEVRAQGMEMGSTVLPPVYYGTIDATPLWIELLHEADAAGLPAEVLTELHPALEQAALWLLEHADADGDGLLEYLDEAGTGLANQGWKDSGDSIRCADGSLAGGAIALAEVQGYAYAAAGHAADLLERLGTAAEAEAVHADPPAPGPGPSPTSSSAPAPAPAPAEFPARLRAWAHRLRERFQETFWCEDDFGPYVALALDGDKRPVDSVASNMGHLLGTGLLDPAQERIVVDRLLHPSLLSGYGIRTLSTTNGAYGPLRYHGGSVWTHDTAYILRGMLRGGFTAEARVVARALLQAANGFDQRLPELFSGQSSEEVSPPVPYPASCRPQAWAAAGAVPVAQALGVLRRR
- a CDS encoding SMP-30/gluconolactonase/LRE family protein, whose amino-acid sequence is MHADRLTDSICHHAEGPYWSDSWGGLRWVDMLAGDIMQLEAAGALTQLGGARTAHRITTPSPVVACVRPAVGGGAVLALEKGFALEDADGSITPLPPLWEQDIRMNEGAIAPDGSFLCGSMAYDQRPGAAAMWRLLPDGTTTELFGDLTISNGLAFTADGAHAFYVDTPTGRVDQFDWSDDEGLIGRRPFADLTDQDGHPDGLTLDADGRVWVAMNGGGQVLGLDERGTVTTQISVGARQVTACTFGGHDLSTLFITTSRENLAEGEDPQAGSLFAARPGARGPESERLFSV